One Coccinella septempunctata chromosome 1, icCocSept1.1, whole genome shotgun sequence DNA window includes the following coding sequences:
- the LOC123310359 gene encoding deubiquitinase DESI2: protein MFMNELMCNLPFSCMRVARDSGSDELLPNKLAREPVLLNVYDMYKINEYTSNVGIGVFHSGVEIYGVEYAYGGHQFPISGIFKIMPRDEKDLGDQFRFRQTIQVGYTDFTEQDIDKLINELGKEFRGDRYHLMNNNCNHFSSAFTKILCGHEIPPWVNRLAYFSSWVPFLEKCLPKEWLMPMALQHSLNYNRNDSTCSESSTSPY, encoded by the exons ATGTTTATGAATGAACTTATGTGCAATCTGCCATTCAGCTGTATGAGGGTGGCAAGAGATTCTGGCTCTGATGAGCTACTTCCAAACAAATTGGCTAGAGAACCTGTCCTTTTAAATGTCTACGACAtgtacaaaataaatgaatatactTCAAATGTTGGAATAGGAGTTTTTCATTCAG GTGTAGAAATATATGGAGTAGAATATGCATATGGAGGACACCAATTCCCTATCTCAGGAATTTTCAAAATCATGCCTAGAGATGAAAAAGACCTCGGAGACCAGTTTCGCTTTCGACAAACCATACAAGTGGGTTACACAGATTTTACTGAACAGGACATAGATAAATTAATCAACGAATTAGGAAAAGAGTTTAGAGGAGACAGATACCACCTTATGAATAATAATTGCAATCATTTTTCAAGTGCTTTCACAAAA ATCTTATGTGGTCATGAGATACCTCCTTGGGTAAATCGTCTTGCCTACTTTAGCAGCTGGGTGCCGTTTTTGGAAAAGTGTCTACCCAAAGAATGGCTTATGCCAATGGCCTTACAACATAGTCTCAACTATAATAGGAATGATTCAACATGTTCTGAGAGTTCTACTTCACCCTACTGA